From a region of the Candidatus Omnitrophota bacterium genome:
- a CDS encoding cyclic nucleotide-binding domain-containing protein → MLKKKLEGIPLFAALDADELEALAAISEIKTYTKETLIFSEGDTGKDIYFLVSGEVRIRKKISSGFKTIAVLRAGDIFGEMSFFENAPRSADAFAPMDCDILSIKGEAFESFLSDKPRKSFSILMKMLAISSSRLRNMDRYFTTLYQTARIMASCGSVGELAEKILPEIINSLSVSGAAVYMRSMYEDEYDLISSIPAGEESAVSGKAPFVRKLASGETFCDGNVKEAPGMRFFAPIGAEDGLMGFIALSAEKDPALEDSILVGTICNMINPVIINLRTKQEELMKNRLKQQKWQL, encoded by the coding sequence ATGCTGAAAAAGAAGCTTGAGGGCATACCTCTTTTCGCGGCGCTGGATGCGGATGAGCTTGAGGCGCTCGCGGCGATCTCGGAGATAAAAACATATACGAAGGAAACTCTCATTTTCTCCGAGGGAGACACCGGCAAGGACATTTATTTTCTTGTCAGCGGCGAGGTGCGCATAAGAAAAAAAATATCCTCGGGTTTCAAGACCATAGCGGTGCTGCGCGCCGGAGATATTTTCGGCGAGATGTCTTTTTTTGAAAACGCCCCCCGCTCGGCGGATGCTTTCGCTCCTATGGATTGCGATATTCTCAGCATAAAAGGAGAGGCCTTTGAGAGTTTTCTTTCGGACAAGCCGCGTAAGAGTTTCAGCATCCTCATGAAGATGCTGGCGATATCGTCATCAAGGCTCCGGAACATGGACAGGTATTTCACAACGCTCTATCAGACAGCCAGGATCATGGCATCCTGCGGCAGCGTCGGGGAGCTGGCGGAGAAGATCCTGCCGGAGATCATTAATTCGCTCTCTGTTTCCGGGGCGGCTGTGTATATGCGCAGCATGTACGAGGATGAGTATGATCTCATCTCGAGCATTCCCGCCGGGGAAGAGAGTGCTGTTTCCGGCAAAGCGCCGTTTGTACGGAAGCTCGCATCGGGAGAGACTTTCTGCGACGGCAATGTGAAAGAGGCGCCCGGCATGCGCTTTTTCGCGCCCATAGGAGCGGAAGACGGGCTTATGGGTTTTATAGCTCTCTCGGCTGAAAAAGACCCCGCCCTTGAAGACAGTATACTCGTGGGCACGATCTGTAATATGATAAACCCTGTCATAATCAATTTGAGGACGAAGCAGGAGGAGCTTATGAAAAACAGGCTCAAGCAGCAGAAATGGCAGCTTTAG